From Mercenaria mercenaria strain notata chromosome 17, MADL_Memer_1, whole genome shotgun sequence, the proteins below share one genomic window:
- the LOC128550145 gene encoding uncharacterized protein LOC128550145, giving the protein MKSLEKLAFQGQLASRMALITTCYAQQALGSLLDTLSQKNVDSAVQNVRDLFAITSKTLDQIGRSGALHHLIRRKSALYDTGLSEYKDYASTVMSLPLASDGMFGSEFDQKLKSKQEVSKQLSDVLPNISSRYSGYSSQYKRKGNTLPPREYVKRPRLESEYKPRSSNFSRIPKTSFSSGRRSATLTGKPMVSQRSEGAPTYKRSGLGKDM; this is encoded by the exons ATGAAATCCTTAGAAAAACTAGCTTTCCAAGGTCAGCTTGCTTCAAGAATGGCGCTTATTACTACTTGTTACGCTCAACAAGCCTTAGGTAGTCTTTTGGATACACTTTCTCAAAAAAATGTGGACAGTGCGGTTCAAAATGTACGTGATTTATTTGCTATCACATCAAAAACGCTTGACCAAATTGGGAGATCAGGGGCTCTCCACCACCTTATAAGAAGAAAGTCTGCCCTATATGACACAGGACTTAGTGAATACAAAGACTACGCATCTACTGTTATGTCTCTACCTCTTGCAAGTGATGGTATGTTTGGTTCAGAGTTTGATCAAAAACTGAAGAGCAAACAAGAAGTTTCTAAACAATTATCTGATGTTTTACCAAATATTAGCTCTCGTTACAGCGGCTACTCAAGCCAGTACAAGAGGAAAGGCAACACTTTACCTCCAAGAGAGTATGTTAAAAGACCACGTCTGGAATCTGAATATAAACCTAGAAGCTCAAATTTTTCCAGAATACCAAAGACTTCGTTCTCATCAGGACGACGTTCAGCTACACTTACTGGAAAGCCTATG GTATCACAACGTTCAGAAGGTGCTCCGACCTACAAGCGCTCCGGCTTGGGGAAGGATATGTAA